Part of the Solanum pennellii chromosome 10, SPENNV200 genome is shown below.
GGCTAAACCACATTGAATTTATTGTATGTTTGTTCAAATGGATAATTTTAGGTATTCTAAAGTTTAAATGAAGTATAAAACGTAAAATAGAGTTTTTCTATATCTCAAACAAACATCTAATGCCAAAATTATGAATAACTACACTAGTCTCTAGTAAAATGGACATAATGTTTTACTTTCAACATTTAATGATACAAAATTGGTggcattttaaagaaaattcatgAGCCTATAATTTTCATAGGTCATGTCTCACCTTATTCATTATGTATGGAAAAATATGGTAGTATACATTGTTCGCCTTCTTGAGAGGCACACATCAGTTGCATGTAGATTtttaccaaaattttttgtgggtaaatctgataatttaattaattatttatgttagtTCGATTGGGTAATTATAGGTATTTATAACTTCAGATGAGTTATGGAACGTGAAATAGAGTTCTTCAACACCTGAAACTAACATCTAATGTCAAAATTATGAACGTTCGAAATTTCTCTTATTCACAACTACACTAGTCTTTGGTGAAATGACCAAAATCCTTCactttaaacattaaataatacTACAAAATTGGTGGCATTTAAAGGAAAACTCATTGACCTACAACTTTCATATGTCATGACTCAACTAATTCATTACGTACTAAAAGATATAGAAGTTTACATTGTTTGCCTTCAAGAGAGGCACACATCGAGTGCACATAGTTTTTGAACCAAATTTTTGTCGGTGTTTGTGATAGTTTAATAAAATACGTGTTAGTTCGAATGAATAACTATAGATATTTAAAAGTTCAAATCAAGTATGAACCATCAAATAGAATTTTTCTATACCCAAAACTTATTTCTAAAGCCAAAATTATGAACGTTCGAAGTTTCTCTTATTTACGACTACACTAGTTTCTATTAAAATGGTCATAATGGACACTTCCAACAATTTGAACACAAGATGATTCATAAACTATATGTTTGTTGCAAGAACAAGTAAACAAGGCAAATATAGAGCAAGTAAATGACAACAAAACTAAGTTGTGTTCATCGTTGGGGAACGTAGCCGATGAGGCTTGTAGGTTTCCTATTGCCTTGCAATTTTAGTTGATAAACGAAGAGGGATGCAACACGAGGATTTTCTAAGAGGTCACCCGACCCCCATATTAGTACTGCTCTCCCCTAAACACGCTTTAACTTTAGAGTGTTGATGAGCTAAGAAGACATTAGAAACAAAAAGGCATTGTTATACATTTGTTGGTTGCTTTTTTCACCTCTTTACACTTGCGCAAGAGGTATCATACATAACAGTGGTAATGCATGTCATTACAGGCCTGTCACCTCTGTGACTTAAACCTGAAAATGCATCGCGGTACTGAATCTTCGATACAGTATTTACAAGTACAAacaaccacatatattcatTTGGGTGCGAGGGACGCCCTTTAGGCATTGTTCCCTCTTTGCAAAGCTCCTCAAATTTGGTTTCCCTTGGCCTTGCATGAGAAGATAGGTGGAACTCACTTTCATACTGGAGGCAGATTTCGGTTACTAGGGGAAGGAAAATCCTTCATTCTGCAGCTATATACGCGGTACAAGAAGTAGAAACAGCGGGAGCACccacaagtttgaagaaaagaTACCTGGTGAAGCTGCACATGGAGTACACCAGAATATTATTTAGTAAAATCACAGAATAATAGAGTGTCCAAGTATGTTTCTGGTAGCAAGAAACATACTTTGACGTATCTAGACAGATGTTGCTAGGACTCTCCAAATTGTTGCCGCATATGtgttggatcctccaaaaatgcactacttttggaggatccggCACACACCTGTACGCATTTTTGAAGAGTCGAGTAACATATTTGTAAAACAGAAGAGTTCCACTAGCTTTAATTCCCCCATCCCTTTCCCGGTTGAAAGAAAGGTAGAGAACATTGAAAACTGATGAGTAATCTACTTACATGAAGATGTCAAGTTTGAAACTGAAGGTGTTCTCTGAGGAGGCTCTGCAACTGAAGGTGTCCTTGGAGGAGGCTGCGCATGAGCATACACTACAGAGGGCAATGGGCTTGATACAGGGATTTTATGCAAGACAGGAGTTGGAGCATGTATTTGTTGATGTGGAGAGGGAGCAATGTGAGGTGCAGGGACTGGTGCTTGAACAGGAGCTAGCGCAGGATGACGACTTTTTGCCTTCCTTGGGTATTTCCCGAAATGACAAGGAGGTTGAGCCGTATGACGTTTCTGAGTTGGATGTACAGGGGCAGGTGCAAGCACTGGTGCAGATGCTGGCACTGGTGCAGATACTGGTGAAACTTTCCGGCGAACTGATCCACCTTTCTCAGCCCTCGGAGCAGGTGAAATTGCAGGAGCAACACTTGAACCTTGGTGGTGGTGATGGCTAtggtggtgatggtgatgatgctTGTGATAAGGTTGAGGAGCTGGAGAAGGTGTAGGACTACCACCAAGAGAATGTTTTAAAATAGAAGACAGGCTAACTTGTTTAACCTTCCCAAATACAGTGTTATTCAGGCCAAGGTTTTTAGAGTTAGAACCAATGGTCTGAGCCAACTGCTTCAACCTAGAATTGGAAGGAATCCCAACCGCTAAATAAACTTGACACTGAATAATAGTGGGAGGATCCACCGTCGAACCCCTTGTATTAGTCAGCTGGATATATAAGTTCTGCGTCCAAAAGAGAAATGAGAAATATCAATTGGCAAGCAATCAGTAATCAAGAATGCTTATAAATAAGAAGTAGAAACGATCATGTTAAGCAAGAACACAGCACAAATTAGAAACCATGAAATGAAATCCTCTACCATGACCAAGGGACCTATGCTTTCACAAGTATGGCTAATAATATAGCACGTAAGTACgaaattaaatatattcacAAGCTATCGCGCAGCAGATCGAAGATACAAACATTGCGAACCTTTTTCACCTCAAAACAGAACTGCAAAAAGTGGAACTATTGAACCATATTGATGGTTATCACTATCCCAACAGTTCTTATTGGTGACAATCTtattacaaaatcatattttgcaGAACTTCAACTCCAAACCATATCCAATGCCCAGGAACTGTCCGTCACAGACCTTTAGGAAGTACACATAGTGACATTCATTTTCAAGGACTTCAGAGTTTTAACCTACCAGGGAGAATATTATCTTTGGTAGTTCATACCTCCTAAATAGTTCATGAACTGCATCAACGACCAACATCCGAGGAAAGAAAAGGATACACAAGTCGATGCACTTAACAGCAATCATATTCACATACCTCGTACGATGCAAGATGTACCCCTGATTTCAGCTGGCTTGTTAGATCATCAAATTTATCTTGAATTTCAT
Proteins encoded:
- the LOC107002557 gene encoding uncharacterized protein LOC107002557: MGKVEEEHQLPISSVGANSTERNVENRCGRFSGWVKFRCVLALLFGGAVLLSAVFLLPIFHNGDLGDLDLDPKFRGHDIVASFMIEKPVSLMEDYIVQLEDDIFDEISVSNTKVEVISLENLAGSNITRVVFAVDSDMKNMRISPTALSLVRSDLETVITHQSFLHLTPSLFGDPFSFDVLKLRGGITVIPKQSVFLMQNVQIQFNFTLNSSIDEIQDKFDDLTSQLKSGVHLASYENLYIQLTNTRGSTVDPPTIIQCQVYLAVGIPSNSRLKQLAQTIGSNSKNLGLNNTVFGKVKQVSLSSILKHSLGGSPTPSPAPQPYHKHHHHHHHSHHHHQGSSVAPAISPAPRAEKGGSVRRKVSPVSAPVPASAPVLAPAPVHPTQKRHTAQPPCHFGKYPRKAKSRHPALAPVQAPVPAPHIAPSPHQQIHAPTPVLHKIPVSSPLPSVVYAHAQPPPRTPSVAEPPQRTPSVSNLTSSSSPGIFSSNLWVLPLFLLLVPRI